A genome region from Clostridium pasteurianum includes the following:
- a CDS encoding HDIG domain-containing metalloprotein: MYNSKEIFKNIEKHLLQDMKPSEYLNEELKNGSLNEYPFTMLSDLKNTEQNKEHHPEGNVWNHTMLVIDNAAGIKDKSEDKRAFMWAALLHDIGKAKTTRNRKGKITAYDHDKVGENMAEEFLKYFDEDDEFIYKVTKLVRWHMQILFVVKDMPFADVKRMTKETSFHEVARLSLCDRLGRAPLSKGKIEEEKENVRTFVEKVKKQLRVKN, translated from the coding sequence ATGTATAACAGCAAAGAAATTTTTAAGAATATAGAAAAACATTTGCTTCAAGATATGAAACCATCAGAATACTTAAATGAGGAACTTAAAAACGGAAGTTTAAATGAATACCCTTTTACAATGTTAAGTGATTTAAAAAATACTGAACAAAATAAGGAGCATCATCCAGAGGGAAATGTGTGGAACCATACAATGCTTGTAATTGATAATGCTGCTGGAATTAAGGATAAAAGTGAAGATAAAAGAGCATTTATGTGGGCCGCACTTCTGCATGATATAGGGAAGGCAAAGACTACAAGAAATCGTAAAGGCAAAATAACGGCATATGACCATGATAAGGTTGGTGAGAACATGGCAGAGGAGTTTTTAAAGTATTTTGATGAAGATGATGAATTTATATATAAGGTAACTAAGCTTGTAAGATGGCATATGCAGATATTATTTGTAGTTAAGGATATGCCTTTTGCGGATGTTAAACGTATGACTAAAGAAACATCTTTTCATGAAGTGGCAAGACTTAGTTTATGCGATAGATTAGGAAGGGCACCATTATCTAAAGGTAAAATTGAAGAGGAGAAGGAAAATGTAAGGACTTTTGTGGAGAAAGTCAAAAAACAATTAAGAGTTAAAAACTGA
- the aspS gene encoding aspartate--tRNA(Asn) ligase, producing MERCLVSESRDNLGKEIKLQGWVHKIRKLGKIAFVLLRDRTGIIQCVIDTKSVNIKGLKIESVIEIYGTAKAFKEECEIEVEKLNVLSKVEEEIPIEINKDDMKLNIETLLDNRVLSMRNEKVSSIFKIETEIAHGFSEFLLKNGFTEIYTPKIVSEGAEGGTELFEVKYFDKKAYLAQSPQFYKQMMVAAGYERVFEIGHVYRAESHDTKRHLNEYVSMDLEMAFIKDEMDLIKLETQLLKYIFENLKKKCKRQIEILKINIPEIKDEILTMPLAKAIKILKKEYNKNDITTDIDHEGEELIGKYVKEKYKSDFVFLTHYSREKRPMYTMPCSEKLTHSFDLIFRGMEITTGGQRINDYEMLKNNIIYKGLNPESFENYLDIFKFGMPPHGGLAIGLERITMKLLNLDNIREAAFFVRDKRRLLP from the coding sequence ATGGAAAGATGTTTGGTAAGTGAAAGCAGAGATAATTTAGGGAAGGAGATTAAACTTCAAGGATGGGTTCATAAAATAAGAAAGCTTGGGAAAATAGCATTTGTTTTGCTGAGAGACAGGACCGGTATTATTCAATGCGTTATAGATACTAAAAGTGTAAATATCAAGGGACTTAAGATAGAAAGTGTAATTGAAATTTATGGTACAGCAAAAGCTTTTAAAGAAGAATGTGAAATTGAGGTGGAAAAATTAAATGTTCTATCAAAAGTGGAAGAAGAAATACCTATAGAAATAAACAAGGACGATATGAAATTAAATATTGAAACTTTGCTTGATAATAGAGTACTAAGTATGAGGAACGAAAAAGTGAGTTCAATATTTAAAATTGAAACTGAAATAGCCCATGGATTTTCTGAGTTTTTACTCAAAAATGGTTTTACTGAGATATATACACCTAAAATAGTTTCTGAAGGAGCAGAAGGTGGCACAGAATTATTTGAAGTGAAGTATTTTGATAAAAAAGCATATTTGGCGCAAAGTCCTCAATTTTATAAGCAAATGATGGTAGCAGCAGGATATGAAAGGGTGTTTGAAATAGGTCATGTTTATAGAGCTGAAAGTCACGATACAAAACGTCATTTGAATGAATATGTGAGTATGGATTTAGAAATGGCATTTATTAAGGATGAGATGGATTTAATAAAACTTGAAACACAATTATTGAAATATATATTTGAAAATCTAAAGAAAAAATGTAAAAGACAAATAGAAATTTTGAAGATTAATATACCTGAAATTAAAGATGAAATTTTAACTATGCCACTTGCGAAAGCTATTAAAATATTAAAAAAGGAGTATAACAAGAATGATATTACTACGGATATAGACCATGAAGGAGAGGAGCTTATAGGAAAATATGTTAAAGAAAAATATAAGTCTGATTTTGTATTTTTAACTCATTATTCTAGAGAAAAAAGACCTATGTACACAATGCCATGCAGCGAAAAATTAACCCACAGCTTTGATTTGATTTTTAGGGGTATGGAAATCACAACAGGTGGACAGAGAATAAACGACTATGAGATGCTTAAAAATAACATTATATATAAAGGTCTTAATCCTGAAAGCTTTGAAAATTATCTAGATATATTTAAATTTGGTATGCCGCCTCATGGGGGACTTGCAATAGGTCTTGAAAGAATTACTATGAAACTTCTAAATTTAGATAATATAAGAGAAGCTGCATTCTTCGTAAGAGATAAAAGAAGATTATTACCATAA
- a CDS encoding MutS-related protein translates to MDEDKLYMYSIISTLILAVAAFIFFQVAMGSKNYFYFIGMCASIALIFLIYYAKARIIHKLNYERFKKHWGQFQKRKRNIKNIKRFFDFDKKDNEDQFNIDDQTWSDLTMDEVFEIADRTLTSPGEEMLYKIFKTPEFDKEKLMERDSIIKAFQENNEVREKVGLEFVRLGRRKENGVPDLIWRDIDVNYNYGKLFNLLFFGTIASLLTIPIFKFRYLMILAVLIAINTIEHNKFKNKVQLYMESLGYLNGIINTANRISKIDCPEIKYYTDILKRTSSKLMVVAKKTAGIERVEGIDVAGDAVYNMLPIEERKFFNSIGDIKRMKKELKELYKTLGEMDALMSIASFREGLEYYSKPQFVDEGRIIEGEEIYHPLVKNPVSNSINLDNKGIILTGTNMSGKSTFLRTIGLNALLAQTIYTCAAKSYKTSFFKIMTSISPEDNIASGKSYYFREAEALKRIISECSEDRAVLCIIDEIFRGTNPVERVNASAEILNYINKHNTLTLVATHDLELTEILKDKYLCCYFSEDINSDGLQFDYKLKYGICRTRNAVKLLKYLEYPEEIIQKTNERLAIQINNASSR, encoded by the coding sequence ATGGATGAAGATAAACTTTATATGTACAGTATAATTTCAACGCTTATTCTTGCTGTTGCAGCATTTATATTTTTTCAAGTGGCAATGGGATCTAAAAATTATTTTTATTTCATTGGCATGTGTGCGAGCATAGCTTTGATTTTCTTAATATATTATGCAAAGGCAAGAATAATACATAAGTTAAATTATGAACGCTTTAAAAAACACTGGGGGCAATTTCAAAAAAGGAAGAGAAATATAAAAAATATAAAAAGATTCTTTGATTTTGATAAAAAAGATAATGAAGACCAATTCAATATAGATGATCAAACATGGAGTGACCTTACCATGGATGAAGTATTTGAGATTGCAGATAGAACACTTACATCGCCGGGTGAAGAAATGCTTTATAAGATATTCAAAACTCCTGAATTTGATAAAGAAAAGCTTATGGAGAGGGATTCTATAATAAAGGCATTTCAAGAAAACAATGAAGTAAGAGAAAAAGTAGGATTAGAATTTGTTAGGCTTGGAAGAAGAAAAGAAAATGGTGTTCCGGATTTAATATGGAGGGACATAGATGTAAATTATAATTATGGAAAGTTGTTTAACCTTTTATTTTTTGGTACGATAGCTTCTTTACTTACCATTCCAATATTTAAATTCAGATATTTAATGATCCTGGCTGTGCTTATTGCAATTAATACTATTGAGCATAATAAATTTAAGAATAAGGTACAGCTTTATATGGAATCACTTGGATATTTAAATGGAATTATAAATACTGCCAACAGAATTTCAAAAATAGATTGTCCTGAAATTAAATATTATACGGATATTTTAAAAAGGACTTCATCTAAACTTATGGTAGTAGCAAAGAAGACAGCAGGGATAGAAAGAGTAGAAGGAATAGATGTTGCTGGAGATGCTGTTTATAATATGCTTCCAATCGAAGAAAGAAAGTTTTTTAATTCTATAGGTGATATAAAAAGGATGAAGAAGGAATTAAAAGAGCTTTATAAAACATTAGGTGAAATGGATGCACTTATGTCAATAGCTTCTTTTAGAGAAGGTCTTGAATATTACTCAAAACCGCAATTTGTGGATGAAGGAAGAATAATAGAAGGTGAAGAAATATATCATCCTCTTGTTAAAAATCCAGTATCAAATTCTATAAATTTAGATAATAAGGGAATAATATTAACAGGAACTAATATGTCTGGAAAATCAACTTTTTTAAGAACTATAGGATTAAATGCTCTTTTAGCACAGACAATTTATACTTGTGCAGCAAAATCTTATAAAACAAGTTTCTTTAAGATAATGACATCAATAAGCCCAGAGGATAATATAGCTTCAGGGAAAAGCTATTACTTTAGGGAAGCGGAGGCACTTAAAAGGATAATAAGTGAGTGCAGTGAAGATAGGGCAGTTCTATGTATAATAGATGAAATATTTAGAGGAACAAATCCTGTTGAGAGGGTAAATGCTTCGGCGGAGATTTTAAATTACATAAATAAACATAATACATTAACTCTAGTTGCAACACACGATTTGGAATTAACTGAAATACTTAAAGATAAGTATTTATGCTGCTATTTTAGTGAAGATATAAATAGCGATGGACTCCAATTTGATTACAAATTAAAATATGGAATATGCAGAACGAGAAATGCAGTAAAGCTTTTAAAATATCTTGAGTATCCTGAGGAGATAATACAGAAAACAAATGAGAGACTTGCAATACAAATTAATAATGCTTCGTCGCGTTAA
- a CDS encoding Ig-like domain-containing protein, giving the protein MNKSTYFKKLSISFLLLVSIILCCSFNVQASEVTWNSSNWNNLDCSIYWYGLGNKPYKFIPGQANQAFDPSKPTILYIHGWQPGYYIVKHRESFYIYGKDTADDWIKKGWNVGVFYWNQFSDEASVLDAEAKIWTTNGPQKMRWRRANGSYDTSNSINMTAAQLLYNQYVQAMKNYTGNEIRIAGHSLGSQMAISLTKQISDNVDSGNISHELLPKRVALLDPYFSNLPKSYLGFKWTGEVARSYVRTLIDQKNIPFELYTSSDLTKGIAGDDNIPLQKMCATSYMRPTFYDDIQQIERHYAAKYTYFSSMSSNPPLECYNNALTGNVAASASTSDFRIAQMMGITAHWVQTGGRDSWDTSDDIYEKQVDSTDFTPASDLAINCSKTSINPGEYTSVKATVTPCNATNKMVIWSSSNSNVAKVCTDGTVKGIAPGKATVTAETTTGIIKTINITVLN; this is encoded by the coding sequence ATGAACAAAAGTACTTATTTTAAAAAACTTTCAATTTCCTTTTTACTTTTAGTCAGCATTATTTTATGCTGCTCTTTTAATGTACAAGCTAGTGAGGTCACCTGGAACTCTTCTAACTGGAACAACTTAGATTGCAGTATATACTGGTATGGCCTAGGAAATAAACCTTATAAATTTATACCTGGACAAGCTAATCAAGCTTTTGATCCTTCAAAACCAACAATATTATATATCCATGGTTGGCAGCCTGGCTATTACATCGTAAAACATAGAGAATCATTTTATATTTACGGCAAAGATACGGCAGATGATTGGATTAAAAAGGGATGGAATGTAGGTGTATTTTATTGGAATCAATTTTCAGATGAAGCAAGTGTTCTAGATGCAGAAGCTAAAATTTGGACAACAAATGGTCCTCAAAAAATGCGTTGGAGAAGAGCTAACGGTTCTTATGATACTTCAAATTCAATAAACATGACAGCCGCTCAACTTTTATATAATCAATATGTACAGGCAATGAAAAATTATACGGGTAACGAAATAAGAATTGCAGGACATTCTCTTGGGAGTCAGATGGCAATTTCACTCACAAAACAAATAAGTGATAATGTTGATAGTGGGAACATCTCTCATGAATTGCTTCCAAAACGCGTAGCCCTTTTAGATCCTTATTTTTCAAATCTCCCAAAATCATACTTAGGTTTTAAGTGGACAGGTGAAGTTGCACGAAGCTATGTTAGAACTTTAATAGATCAAAAAAATATTCCTTTTGAACTTTATACTTCATCAGATTTAACTAAAGGCATAGCTGGAGATGATAATATTCCTCTTCAGAAAATGTGTGCAACCTCATATATGAGACCTACATTTTATGATGATATACAGCAGATTGAAAGACACTATGCTGCAAAATACACATACTTTTCTTCTATGTCTTCAAATCCACCACTAGAATGCTACAATAATGCATTAACAGGAAATGTTGCCGCATCTGCAAGTACTTCAGATTTTAGAATAGCCCAGATGATGGGTATAACAGCTCATTGGGTTCAAACAGGTGGTAGAGATTCATGGGATACAAGTGATGACATTTATGAAAAGCAAGTAGACAGTACTGATTTTACACCAGCATCCGACTTAGCTATTAATTGTTCCAAGACTTCAATTAACCCAGGCGAGTATACTTCAGTTAAAGCTACTGTAACTCCTTGCAATGCTACAAATAAAATGGTTATATGGTCATCTTCCAATAGCAATGTTGCTAAAGTTTGCACGGATGGTACAGTTAAAGGAATAGCTCCAGGTAAAGCTACAGTTACAGCCGAAACCACAACTGGAATTATAAAAACAATTAATATTACAGTATTAAATTAA